The DNA sequence AGACCCCCTAAGTGCGGAGAGCGAAGATCGCAACTGCTGTGGACAGTGCAATGTCAGACTAGGCGTAAATATGACCTATATGTCGCATTGTGTGGTTCCGGTCGCCCGGGTGTTGTCCACAGGCGGTGGCTGAACTCGGGGAGCGCGGACAGAATCGAGGGGTGGACACGGGTGTCCGGCCCCTCGGCCGGGTGGCGCTCCCGTGTCCGACCACCCCGATCCACCGGGAGGCAGCAGTGAGGACAGCGACACTGGGACCCGCCGAGCGCACCGTCGCGCTCGCCGCCATGGCCGAGCGCGAACTGGACGTGCTGGTCGTGGGGGCGGGCGTGGTCGGCGCGGGCACGGCGCTGGACGCCGTCACCAGAGGCCTCTCGACCGGCCTGGTCGAGGCGCGCGACTGGGCGTCCGGCACATCCAGCAGGTCGAGCAAGCTGATCCACGGCGGCCTGCGCTATCTGGAGATGCTCGACTTCGCCCTGGTCCGGGAGGCGCTCAAGGAGCGCGGGCTGCTCCTGGAGCGGCTGGCCCCGCACCTGGTGAAGCCCGTGCCCTTCCTCTACCCCTTGCAGCACAAGGGCTGGGAGCGGCTCTACGCCGGCTCCGGCGTCGCGCTGTACGACGCGATGTCGGTCTCCTCCGGCCACGGCCGGGGCCTCCCCGTCCACCGCCACCTCTCCCGCAAGCACGCCCTGCGGGTCGCTCCCGCGCTGAAGAAGGACGCCCTGGTCGGCGCCCTCCAGTACTACGACGCCCAGATGGACGACGCCCGCTTCGTCACCGAGCTGGTGCGCACCGCCGCGTCCTACGGGGCCCAGGTGGCGAACCGGGCCCGGGTGACCGGCTTCCTCCGCGAGGGCGAGCGGGTCGTGGGCGCGCTCGTCAGGGACGTCGAGGGCGGCACGGAGTACGAGGTCCGGGCCAAGCAGGTGGTCAACGCGACCGGTGTGTGGACCGACGACACCCAGGGGCTCATCGGCGAGCGCGGGCAGTTCCACGTCAGGGCCTCCAAGGGCATCCACCTGGTCGTCCCCAAGGACCGCATCCACTCCTCCACCGGCCTCATCCTGCGCACCGAGAAGTCCGTCCTCTTCGTCATCCCCTGGGGACGGCACTGGATCATCGGCACCACGGACACCGACTGGGACCTGGACAAGGCCCACCCGGCCGCCTCCAGCGCCGATATCGACTACCTCCTCCAGCACGTCAACTCCGTCCTGAACACCCCGCTGACCAGGGACGACGTCCA is a window from the Streptomyces sp. MMBL 11-1 genome containing:
- a CDS encoding glycerol-3-phosphate dehydrogenase/oxidase, which translates into the protein MRTATLGPAERTVALAAMAERELDVLVVGAGVVGAGTALDAVTRGLSTGLVEARDWASGTSSRSSKLIHGGLRYLEMLDFALVREALKERGLLLERLAPHLVKPVPFLYPLQHKGWERLYAGSGVALYDAMSVSSGHGRGLPVHRHLSRKHALRVAPALKKDALVGALQYYDAQMDDARFVTELVRTAASYGAQVANRARVTGFLREGERVVGALVRDVEGGTEYEVRAKQVVNATGVWTDDTQGLIGERGQFHVRASKGIHLVVPKDRIHSSTGLILRTEKSVLFVIPWGRHWIIGTTDTDWDLDKAHPAASSADIDYLLQHVNSVLNTPLTRDDVQGVYAGLRPLLAGESDATSKLSREHTVAHPAPGLVVVAGGKYTTYRVMAKDAVDEAVHGLDQRVAACVTEDTPLLGAEGYKALWNARARIAARTGLHVARVEHLLNRYGSMTEEILELVLADPALGEPLPAADDYLRAEIVYAASHEGARHLDDVLTRRTRISIETFDRGTRSARLCAELMAPVLGWDEERIDREVQHYEKRVEAERESQRQPDDLTADAARLGAPDIVPI